The following is a genomic window from Flavobacterium sp..
CAAAATTAGCTGAGGGAAATGGAACTTTGCCTGCCATTTGGATGTTAGGCAAAAACATTAACGAGTTAGGAGCGTATTGGCAATTAAATGGATATGGTTCTGTGACTTGGCCAGCCTGTGGTGAAATAGACATTATGGAATACTGGGGTTCTAATGTCATTTCAAGCGCAGTTCATCATCCAATAAATGGTAATTTATCAGTAGATGAATACGTCGCAAATTATCAATATAAAGAAGGGGTAACAAGTGATTTCCATATTTATGCGCTTGAATGGAGTAATGAAAGAATAACACTAAGTGTAGATGGCATTAATCATCTAACCTATGAGCCATTAATAAAAAACCAATTTACTTGGCCTTTTGATGCGGAACAATATATCTTATTAAATATAGCAATCCTGTCAAATGTACCTGCAAACTTTATTCAATCTACTATGGAGATTGATTATGTAAGGGTATATCAAGAAGCTTCATTAGCAAATACAAATTTTCAAAAAAGTTCAAAAATTAAATTTTTCCCAAATCCTGTTTCAGACAAATTAACTATCCTAAACATAGAAAATACAAAGCAAAAAGTAGAAATATTTTCAATAATAGGTAAGAAACTATTTACTTGTTCATTATTGAATAATGAAACAAATATTGATGTTTCTAGTTTTCAAAATGGAATTTATTTAATTAAAATAATTTCAGAAACTGGAAATGATACCTATAAATTTATAAAAGAATAAAATTTAGAATTTATAACTATCTTCGCTTAATAATTTTTAGACATTAATTCAAAAAATGTAATCAATTTATTTTTTAGTGTTTATAATATTAAATTGATAGTATAATTCAAATTGAACCTACTCGAAACTCCCATAGAATATCTCAAAGGCGTTGGTCCTCAGCGTGGCGATTTATTGCGCAAGGAGTTGGGCATTCATAAGTATGTAGATTTACTAAATTTATTCCCAAATCGCTACATTGATAGAACGCGTTATTATAAAATTAACGAACTACAAAACAGCAACTCAGAAGTTCAAATTGTAGGGAAAATAATCAATATCAAAACCATAGAACAAGGCAAAGGAAAATCAAGATTAGTCGCCACTTTTGTGGATGATACAGGTCAAATGGAATTGGTTTGGTTCCAAGGTCAAAAATGGATTCGCGAAAGCATCAAAATTAATACACCCTATGTGGTTTTTGGAAAAGTAAGCCAATTTGGAGCTACCTACAACATGGCGCATCCCGAAATGGAATTATTAGAAGAACACAAAGCGAGTCTTCGTTCAGCCATGCAACCCGTTTATCCAAGCACTGAAAAACTAGGAAACAAAGGGGTCTCAAACAAAGTCATTAATAAAATGATACAACAATTGTTTGTAGAAACCGAAGCTATGTTTTCGGAAAATTTACCGAATTATCTATTAGACGAATTGAAGTTAATTCCTAAAAATGCCGCTTTATTCAATATTCATTTTCCAAAGAGTCAAGATTTGTTGGCAAAAGCGCAATTCAGATTGAAGTTTGAAGAATTGTTTTTCATTCAACTGCAGTTGATTACAAAGAACCTTATTCGGAAACATAAAATAAAAGGAATGCCTTTTGAGCGCGTAGGTGAAAACTTCACAGATTTTTATAATAACCATTTGCCTTTCGATTTAACGAATGCGCAAAAACGTGTTTTAAAAGAAATTAGAAACGACTTAGGAAGCAACGCTCAAATGAATCGTTTATTGCAAGGCGACGTGGGTTCTGGAAAAACAATTGTAGCGTTAATGTGTATGCTTTTGGCAAAAGATAACGGATTTCAAAGTTGCTTAATGGCACCAACCGAAATTTTAGCCAACCAACATTTTAACGGAATAACCGAATTAGCAAAACAACTGAATATCAATATAAAAATATTAACTGGTTCAACCAAAACTGCAGATAGAAAAATTATTCATGAAGCTTTAGAAAACGGCACTTTAGATATTTTGATTGGAACTCATGCTTTATTAGAAGACAAAGTACAATTTCATAATTTAGGTTTAGCGATTATTGATGAACAACATCGATTTGGTGTTGAACAACGTTCAAAACTTTGGAAGAAAAATGATGTTCCTCCTCATGTTTTAGTCATGACCGCCACCCCTATTCCACGAACCTTAGCCATGAGTTTATATGGCGATTTGGATATTTCCGTAATAGATGAATTGCCACCTGGAAGAAAACCTATTCAAACCGTACATCGTTATGATAGTAATCGTTTAAAGGTTTGGAAATTCTTAAAAGATGAAATTGCAAAAGGGCGCCAAGTGTACATTGTATATCCGTTAATTCAAGAATCGGAGAAGATGGATTACAAAGATTTGATGGATGGTTACGAAAGTATTTCAAGGGATTTTCCTTTACCTCAATATTCTATTTCCATTGTTCACGGAAAAATGAAACCAGCTGATAAAGATGAAGAAATGCGACGATTTTCAGAAGGAAAAACCAATATTATGGTTGCAACGACTGTAATTGAGGTTGGTGTGAATGTACCAAATGCTTCCGTAATGGTGATTGAAAGTGCAGAACGCTTTGGGTTATCACAATTGCATCAGTTACGCGGTCGTGTGGGTCGAGGTGCCGAACAAAGTTATTGCATCTTAATGACAAGTCACAAACTAAGCAACGATAGTAAAATCCGTATGGAAACGATGGTTCGTACGAATGATGGCTTTGAAATTTCAGAAGTCGATTTAAAATTACGTGGTCCGGGTGATATCATGGGCAAACAACAAAGTGGCGTTTTAAACCTTCAAATTGCTGATTTAGTTAAAGACAAAGATATTTTGCAATTAGCACGTCATCATGCTATCAAACTCTTAAAAGACGATGCGCCAATGGAAAAACCAGAACATGCAAAACTACGTGAAGCTTTTATCGAATTAAGCAAGAAGAAAACTATTTGGAACTATATTAGTTAGTTCTTTTTAAAACATTTCCCCTTTTAAACTTTTAAACAACTAAACTTTTAAATTTTTCCAACATTTGTACCTACAACTATGTTAAATAAATCGTAAGTTTGAGTTGAAATTATGCTGTAAAAGCTAACTTTGTAGCAACATCAATAAGAATCAAATCATATTATGAAAATAAAAACTATAAGCATCACGTTAATTACTTTAACTCTTTTAGGTTTAATTGGATATCGAATTACAAAAAATAGTGAAGAATCTGAAAAAGGCGGTGGAAAAGGAGATAAAAAACCACCTATGATGGTCGATGCTATAGTCGTTTCAGAAACTAATTTTGCGAATACCATTTCGCTTTCAGGGTCTATTGAAGCCAATGAAAATGTAGAAATAAGAAGTGAAGTTTCTGGAATCGTAGAGAAAATATATTTTACAGAAGGCACCAATGTGAGCAAAGGTCAAGTTTTATTAAAAGTAAATGATATCGAATTACGTGCCCAACTTTCGCAAGCTCAAACCCGTCAAAGTTTAGCTTCAGAAAATGAAAGAAGAGCTAAACTATTATTACAAAAAGAAGCCATTAGTCAAGAAGAATACGATATTGCAAGTGCCGAATTCAGAAGTTTAAAAGCGCAAACGCAATTAATTCAAGCGCAAATTGCTAAAACAACTCTAAAAGCTCCCTTTTCGGGAAAAATTGGATTGCGAAATATTTCTCCTGGAACGTATCTAACTCCAACTACGCTAATCACTAAATTAGTAAGTGCAAATCAAGTAAAAATAAGTTTTTCAATTCCTGAAAAATATGCTTCAGAAGTAGAAAACA
Proteins encoded in this region:
- a CDS encoding efflux RND transporter periplasmic adaptor subunit, with the protein product MKIKTISITLITLTLLGLIGYRITKNSEESEKGGGKGDKKPPMMVDAIVVSETNFANTISLSGSIEANENVEIRSEVSGIVEKIYFTEGTNVSKGQVLLKVNDIELRAQLSQAQTRQSLASENERRAKLLLQKEAISQEEYDIASAEFRSLKAQTQLIQAQIAKTTLKAPFSGKIGLRNISPGTYLTPTTLITKLVSANQVKISFSIPEKYASEVENNSPILFTIPNNPEKFTAKIYAIEPEIETSTRTLKIRAIAENPNGKLLAGTFATIELPLKNIKGAIQIPSEAVVPVQDGKVVYIANNGKAKEVKIETIARTEKDVIVTQGIKSGDTILTSGVMALKEEAEIKVKVKQSKLPASNF
- the recG gene encoding ATP-dependent DNA helicase RecG translates to MNLLETPIEYLKGVGPQRGDLLRKELGIHKYVDLLNLFPNRYIDRTRYYKINELQNSNSEVQIVGKIINIKTIEQGKGKSRLVATFVDDTGQMELVWFQGQKWIRESIKINTPYVVFGKVSQFGATYNMAHPEMELLEEHKASLRSAMQPVYPSTEKLGNKGVSNKVINKMIQQLFVETEAMFSENLPNYLLDELKLIPKNAALFNIHFPKSQDLLAKAQFRLKFEELFFIQLQLITKNLIRKHKIKGMPFERVGENFTDFYNNHLPFDLTNAQKRVLKEIRNDLGSNAQMNRLLQGDVGSGKTIVALMCMLLAKDNGFQSCLMAPTEILANQHFNGITELAKQLNINIKILTGSTKTADRKIIHEALENGTLDILIGTHALLEDKVQFHNLGLAIIDEQHRFGVEQRSKLWKKNDVPPHVLVMTATPIPRTLAMSLYGDLDISVIDELPPGRKPIQTVHRYDSNRLKVWKFLKDEIAKGRQVYIVYPLIQESEKMDYKDLMDGYESISRDFPLPQYSISIVHGKMKPADKDEEMRRFSEGKTNIMVATTVIEVGVNVPNASVMVIESAERFGLSQLHQLRGRVGRGAEQSYCILMTSHKLSNDSKIRMETMVRTNDGFEISEVDLKLRGPGDIMGKQQSGVLNLQIADLVKDKDILQLARHHAIKLLKDDAPMEKPEHAKLREAFIELSKKKTIWNYIS